ACCGCGCTGAATGGCCAAAACGGGCAAGTTCGCCCGACTGCCGGACTGATCACGGCGCAGCCCGGCAAACCAGGTTTGCGCCTTTAGCTCTTTCAGCGCACGGTTCATGGGCTCAACTTTGTTGATCTCATTGTATTTCTCAATGCCCTCAACGCCCTGCTCCCACAATTTACCGTAGCGCGCTTCCTGCCACGCCGCACTTTGTCCAGCACGATAGACCTTCAGGTTAAGCTTAAGCTTGTCCGTAAGCTCATCAATAAACTGGTATGTTTCCGGGAACAGGTAGCCGGTATCGGTGAGGATCACCGGAATATCCGGACGGATCTGATTCACCAGATGCAAACTGACGGCAGCCTGAATGCCAAAGCTTGAGGAGAGGACATAGTCGCCTGGCAGGTTTTCCAACGCCCATGCCACGCGCCCTTCGGCATCGAGCTTTTCCAGTTGCGCATTCGTTTCCGAAAGCTGAAGAATGCGTTCAACTTTTGGCAATTCATTCAGCGCGTTTAGATCGAGTACGGACATAATTACCTCTCGTGGTTACTCCCAGAAATCCCGCGCGGGATCGAGTACCGGGCGAATAATGCCCGCACGTACCGTAAAGTCGCCAAAACCTTCATTAACTTCACGCTCTTTCGCCCAGCGCCCGACCAGTTCATCAATCGAGTCAAGGATCTCCGGTTCCGTAATGTTTTCGCGATACATACGCGGAATACGCGTCCCGCTACGATTGCCCCCAAGATGAACGTTGTAGCGACCCGGCGCTTTACCAACCAGGCCCAGTTCCGCCAGCATCGCGCGGCCACAGCCATTCGGGCAGCCCGTCACGCGCATCACAATATGCTCTTCGGGAATACCGTGTTTTTCCAGAATCGACTCAACTTTATCGGTAAACGACGGCAGGAAACGCTCAGCTTCCGCCATCGCCAGTGGACAAGTCGGGAATGACACACAGGCCATGGAGTTTTCACGCTGCGGTTTCACTGCGTTCATCAACCCGTGATCGCGCGCGAGTTTCTCAATCTTCGCTTTCTGGCTTTCAGGAACACCCGCAATGATCAGGTTCTGGTTAGCAGTAATACGGAACTCGCCTTTATGGATCCTGGCAATTTCCAGCAAGCCAGTTTTCAGCGGACGCCCCGGATAATCCAGGATACGACCGTTTTCAATAAACAGCGTCAGATGCCATTTATTGTCGATGCCTTTCACCCAGCCAATGCGGTCGCCGCGCCCCGTGAATTCATAAGGACGAATGGGTTCAAATTTAATGCCTGCGCGACGCTCCACTTCTTCTTTGAACGTCTCTACGCCAACGCGCTCCAGAGTGTATTTGGTCTTCGCATTTTTACGATCAGTACGGTTACCCCAGTCACGCTGAGTTGTGACAACCGCTTCCGCCACGGCCAGTGTGTGCTCCAACGGCAGATAACCGAATTCGCTCGCGGTGCGCGCGTAGGTTTTCTTGTTACCGTGCTCGATAGACAGACCACCGCCCACCAGTAGGTTAAAGCCCACCAGCTTGCCGTTTTCGGCAATCGCCACAAAGTTCATGTCGTTAGCGTGCAGATCGATATCGTTCTGCGGCGGGATCACCACGGTGGTTTTGAACTTACGCGGCAGATAGGTCTGGCCGAGGATCGGTTCTTCATCCGTGGTCGCCACTTTCTCCTGGTCGAGCCAGATCTCCGCATAGGCGCGAGTGCGCGGCAACAGATGCTCGGAGATCTTCTTCGCCCACTCGTATGCGTCAGCGTGAAGCTGAGACTCAAATGGATTAGAGGTACAGAGCACGTTACGGTTCATGTCGTTGGCCGTCGCCAGCGCATCCAGCCCGACGGAGTGCAGCATCTGGTGGACTGGTTTCACGTTCTTCTTCAGAATGCCGTGGAACTGGAAAGTCTGACGGTTGGTCAGACGGATGCTGCCGTAAATCGTGTTGTCTTCAGCAAATTTATCAATCGCCTGCCATTGTTTGGTGGTGATAACACCACCAGGCAAGCGGCAGCGCAACAGCATCGCGTGACGCGGCTCCAGCTTTTGTTCAGCACGCTCCGCGCGGATATCGCGATCGTCTTGCTGATACATGCCGTGGAAGCGGATCAGCAGGAAGTTGTCGCCTTTGAATCCGCCCGTCAGGCCGTCATTCAAATCTTCGGCAATTGTGCCGCGCAGGTAGTTGCTCTCTACCTTCATACGCTCGGCATCGGTCAGTTTGCCTTCGACCACCAGTGGGCCAGGATGTTTTTCGCTCATTAGTAGACATCTCGCTGATAACGGCGCTCAACGCGCAGCTCACTTAAAAATTCATCCGCCGCTTCGGCATCCATACCGCCGAATTCGGCAATCACTTCCAGCAAAGTCCGCTCAACGTCTTTCGCCATGCGATTGGCGTCTCCGCAGACATAAATATGTGCACCGTCATTAATCCAGCGCCACAGCTCTGCACCTTGTTCGCGCAGCTTATCTTGTACGTATATTTTTTCTTTTTGGTCACGAGACCAGGCCAGATCGATACGGCTCAACACGCCCTCTTTCACGTAGCGTTGCCATTCGACCTGGTAAAGGAAATCTTCGGTAAAGTGTGGGTTTCCAAAGAACAGCCAGTTTTTACCCGGCGCTTCATCGGCCGCACGTTGCTGCATAAAGGAACGGAACGGCGCAATGCCTGTGCCTGGCCCAATCATGATCACTGGTGTTTCCGGGTTTGCGGGCAGACGGAAATTGTCGTTGTGCTCGATAAAGACGCGCACTTCACCCTCCTCTTCTACACGATCCGCCAGGAAACCTGACGCGCCACCGGTCCGTGCCCGGCCTTCAATATCGTAGCGCACGACCCCCACGGTGACGTGCACTTCACTTTCCACTTCCGCCTGAGAAGAGGCGATGGAATAGAGGCGCGGCGTCAACGGACGAAGCAAGCCAATCAATTTGTCGGCATCCAGCTGTGCCGGGGAGAAACGAACCATATCGACAATCGGCGTCGTGGCGGCGTAATGCTGCAATTTCGCTTTCTCGCCTACTAACGGCAGCAACGATTCACTCCGGGTCAGCGTGGCATAATTCTCAACGATATTGGCGGTATTCACCGTCAGTTCAACATGCCACTGCAACGCTTCAGTGAGCGCCAGGGTTTTGCCTTCAACCACAACCGGTTCATCGCCCTTCAGCCATAACAGCTCAACCAACTCTTTCACGAGCGCGGGATCGTTCTGATACCACACACCCAGTGCGTCACCTGGCTGATAGCGTAAACCGGAATCCCCGAGGTCGATCTCAATATGGCGAACGTCTTTTTCGGAGTCGCGACCCGTAATTTTTTGATTTACGGACAGGCTGGCCGTCAGCGGGGCTTCTTTGGTATACGGGCTGGTATGGATGTCATTTACGGCGTCTGTCGCAGCAGTCACCACCTGAGTCGCACTCTCTTTCGGTGCACGTGCTTTCAGCACCTCAACCACACGGGCACGCCACTCAGCAGCAGCGGCCTGATATTCCACATCCGCATCAACGCGATCCAGCAGGCGCTCAGCACCCAGTTCCGCCAGCTTACTGTCGAAGTCTTTACCGGACTGGCAGAAGAATTCATAGGAGGTATCGCCCAGGCCGAACACGGCAAACGCAGTCCCTTCCAGTTTTGGCGCTTTTTTCGAGAACAGGAATTTATGCAGGGCAACCGCTTCTTCAGCTGGCTCACCTTCACCCTGTGTGGAAGCCACGACCACCAGCAATTTTTCTGACGCGATTTGTTTGAATTTATAATCCCCGGCGTTCACCAGGTTCACGTTCAGTTTAGCGGCGAGCAAATCATCACGCAGCGCTTCGGCTACCCGGCGGGCATTTCCCGTCTGAGAGGCGGAGATAAGCGTAATGGCCGGGTTTTCAGCGGCGGGTGCAGGAGTCGCCACCGCAGCACCTTGCTGCTGGTTAAGCATTCCCCAGAAATAACCAGACACCCAGGCAAGCTGAGTAGGTGAAAAATCAGTAGTAGCCGCCGTAAGGCGCGCCAGTTGCTCCGCGTTCAGCGGAAGCAAATTTGAAGGTGGGGCCTGTGTTGTCATGCGTCATTACATTCCAGTAGCAAAGCTGAATTTAATAAGAAAAGCCAAACTGAAGATAAGGTTAACGGTGGGGATAATAACAATTAAAGAAGGGATGGAAATAATAAATAACCAAATGGACTAACCTGTTTTAGTTATCGTTCTTAACGATAAAAACGATTACATAACAAATTGAAATATAAAGATAAAAATCACATCCCGAGTCACTTTTCCAACGGACCTCTGGAATGGCCGTTTTAGTTAATGATAAAAAATATGCTTTCCGGTACTATGCGGCGGTTTTTTCCGCATTACTTGAGAGTTCATGATGTCCACCACACTGTTTAAAGATTTCATCTTCGAAGCCGCACACCATCTTCCACATGTACCGCAAGGACATAAATGTGGCCGCCTGCACGGACACTCATTTATGGTGCGTCTTGAAATCACTGGTGAAGTCGATCCCCATACCGGCTGGATCATGGACTTTGCCGAACTGAAAGCCGCGTTTAAGCCAACTTACGATCGCCTGGATCACTACTATCTGAACGAGATCCCTGGTCTTGAAAATCCCACCAGCGAAGTGCTGGCAAAATGGATTTGGGATCAGGTAAAACCGCTGGTTCCACTGCTGAGCGCGGTGATGATTAAAGAGACCTGCACTGCAGGTTGTGTGTATCGCGCAGAGTAATCACGCTCTTTGCGGCAATCGTCAAATTCCTTTTAAATCCGCTATGTTAGGGTTGTGCGTTCTGATAATAAGGAGCGCAGGATGGCGGATGATTTCGATATTATTATCGTGGGAGCAGGGATCGCAGGCACAACCTGTGCCCTCCTCTGCGCCCGAGCCGGGCTATCAGTTTTACTGATTGAGCGTGGCGAGCAGGCCGGCAGTAAAAACCTTTCCGGGGGCCGACTCTACGGCTACGCACTCCGCGAACTGATCCCCGATTTCACCGACCATGCACCTCTTGAACGCCAGGTCATACACGAAAGTTTCTCCCTTCTTACCGATACTGGCGCAACAACGCTTAGCCACCAGCAATTTTCAAGCCCCTCCTGGAGCATTCTGCGCGCCCGGTTTGATCCCTGGTTCGCTGGGCAAGCGCAGGCTGCCGGAGCAGAATGCCTGTTCGGCGTGACCGTCGATACGCTCCACACTGAAGGCGGGCGCGTAGCAGGTGTGATCTGCGAAGGTGAGTTGCTGCGCTCTCACACAGTGGTACTGGCTGAAGGCGCTAACAGCCTGCTGGCGGAACAACGTGGCCTCGTCCCCAAGCCGCCGTTGCACACGGTGGGGCTGGGGATAAAAGAGACGCTGTCCCTTGATCCGGCGTTGATTGAATCGCGTTTTCGACTGAACGAGCACGAAGGCTCGGCATGGCTTTTCAGTGGCCATTTGTGTGGCGACAACCCTGCTGGCGGGTTTCTTTATACTAACCGCCAGTCGCTGTCGTTGGGCATCGTTGCGCCACTGACCTCTGTTCGCGAGGGACCTGTTGCTGCATCCAACCTCCTGTCGCGCTTCAAGCATCATCCCGCGGTACGTCCTTTATTGCAGGGCGCGGAAACCGTTGAATATGGTGCGCATCTGGTTCCGGAAGGAGGATTTCGGAGTATCCCGCGAACCCGGGCGGGTGAAGGATGGATTCTGGTGGGCGATACTCTTCGTACCTGTATCAATACCGGAGCCACCATCCGCGGAATGGACATGGCGATGCTGAGTGGTCAGGCTGCTGCTCGCGCGCTGATTGCCGCCCGGAGCGCGCCAGGCCAACCACTCCTCACGCTTTATAACGAACAGCTACAGCAGAGCATTTTGTGGCAGCAACTCAAACGCTACCAACATCTCCCCTCCCTGCTTCAGCGCCACGGCTGGTATCAGCAATGGCCATCGTTTTGCCAGGCGGTCATGGCAGATCTTAGCCGTGTTGATGCCGGTGTGAATCCCCCACTCTGGCGCACTGTATTTCACCATGCGCGCCAGTTTGGCCTGCGTCGCCTTGGCGCAGATATTTTTCGGAGTCTGCGATGTCTGTAAACGAAAGTCTGGCACGCAACTGCTACCATCCCGCCCAAAGTCCGCATATCGAACTTCGGGAAATCAACGAACAGCAGCAACAGCAACTGGAGAAGATCTGCCCTGCCGGTTTGTTTCAGCGCAGGGATGACGGCCAGATGCTATTTCATTATCAGCACTGTCTTGAGTGTGGCTGCTGTCGGATGATCCTCGGTGATACTGCGTTGAAAATCTGGCGCTACCCACCTTCAGGTTTCGGCATTGTTTTACGTTTCGGTTAACTTCAAGAAAGGATGTTTGTGTGCCATTACTTCACCTGCTAAGACAAAACCCGGTGATCGCCGCGGTAAAAGATAACGCCAGCCTGCAACTTGCCATCGCTTCAGAGTGCCAGTTTGTCTCCGTCTTATACGGAAATATTTGTACCATCAGCGGGATAGTGCAAAAGATCAAACAAGCAGGGAAATACGCATTTGTGCATGTTGACCTGCTGGAGGGAACCTCTAACAAGGAAGTGGTCATTCAGTTTCTGAAGCTGGTGACTCAGGCCGATGGGATCATCAGTACCAAACCCGCCATGCTGAAAGCCGCGCGTGCCGAGGGCTATTTTTGCATCCATCGCCTGTTTATTGTCGATTCGATCTCTTTTCATACTATTGAAAAACAGGTGTCGCAATCGGGTGCGGATTGCATTGAGATCCTGCCCGGCTGTATGCCAAAAGTGTTGGGCTGGGTCACAGAGAAAGTTCGTCAGCCGCTGATTGCCGGTGGCCTGGTTTGCGATGAAGAAGATGCCCGTAATGCGATGGCGGCGGGTGTTGCTGCACTATCAACAACCAACATTGATGTATGGAAACTGGCAAAATCGCTTAACTGATCTTCTCTGCCAGCGCTTCAAGCACCTCGGTAACATCTCCGACAATCCCCACATCTGCTGCGGCAAAAACAGGCGCGGCAGGATCGTGGTTAATCGCGACAATGAAATCACTTCCGGCAATCCCCGCCAGAAAGGCGGATGCTCCCGACGCTCCAGCCACCAGGCAGAGTGCCGGTGCGATCTTCTGGCCGGAAATACCCAGCATACGCTGGCCATCACAGCCACCGGACATGATTCGTTGCCGGGAATACCCCTCTTCAGCCCCGATTTTTTTTGCCAGGCGCGATGTCTCAGCCCCTACGGTTCCTTGTCCACAGGCAAGGACGCGCCGCGCGGTTTCCAATGGATGATGGGTATTTTTTTCCGTCTGAGGTGGGAGAAGCCCTTCTCTTAACGGGTCAGGAACAAGTGTCTGTTGCCTGCTCAACGTTAATGGCGATACACCTTTGTGGTATACACCTTCAGCAAGAGACAAACAAAGTGGTGAGGCTTTTACCTCAAATGTTGCCGTCAGCGCTCCGCCATAAACGGCTTTTACTACTGTGCCTGCTTCAGGACAGAATTCGGTTACCTGACAGACGGCACTCCCACGCAAACGCCAGGCCAGACGCGAGGCCAGTTCATCTGCGATGGCGCCGCCCGGAAAGAGGATTATGTCTGTCTCAGAAGCGTGAAAAGCGTGTTCCAGTGCGGGTAAGAGTTGTTCGGGAAGGAAAAAATCACCTTCAACATTCCAGCCACTCAGCGACGCCGATGCGAGCCCGCTGTCTGCCAGAAAGGCGAACAGCGGGTCTATATCTTTGGGATGTAACAGCACGAGGGCAACCTTCATCACTTCATCCTTTCCGCTAAATAATCTTGCCAGAGTTGCTGAACGTTATCCTGCACACTGCCCCCCTGGATAATCACGCCAGCACGGTGAATAGGTTGTCGTTGAAGCGCCAAACAATGCGACGGAAGAACACCCGACGCCCCCTCTTCAATGCACTCAATCTCCGCATGCGACGCAGACATACGTGCCCGAAGGCCTGGTACTCGCAGTGCCATTTGCCCACGATTTTGTACCATCAGCACCGCCGGATGTTGCAGTTGCCAACGCTGGCGATGCCGGAGACTTTCGCACAGCACGTCAAAACCTGACGCGCCAGGCATAACCTCTGTTACCTGTGTCAGACACGGCCAGTTAAGCATTTCCGCGACCATCCAGCCTGTCTGACCATTCTGCCCCTCACAACTCTGCGTCCCGAGCAAAACCAGATCGATCGCATTTTGTCTGATATACCGGCTGATGCGTTCCGCCACAAACGCAGGTGCAAAGCGGGTGTCGGTCTCACTGTTCAGGCGAACACATCGCTCAAAACCGAGTGCCTTGAGGTGACGTAAAATCGGCATCGCGTGCTCATCACCAAGTGTTATGGCGCTGAGATGCACCCCTGGATGACGATCGCGCGCCCTGAGCATGATTTCCGCCGCCCCCAATTCATCGTTTCCGATCACCCGGCGCATCAATGACGCGTCCGGGCCTTTGTTTCCTTTTCCTGCAACCTGCCAGTCGGTTTCCGCCAGCATCGACAGATCCGGTTCAGCCTTAAACGCCAACAGAATGTTCATCGATCTTCTCCAGTGGTTTTAGCTCCCCGTCTGCGGCCTCCACCAGCGACAGGTTTCGCGTTTCCGGCGCCCAAAGCACCGACACCAGAAAGCCTATTAGCAATACCGCCACCAGAATCAAAAGCATGGCGCGCATTCCCCAGGAGACCAACACAATCGGCAACAAAGCAGTGCTGATAGCCGCACCAAGACGGCTCATCGCCGTTGCGAACCCCACCCCCAGCGAACGGATATCAGTCGGAAAACTTTCTGCCGGAAGAATGCCCACCAGGTTGCTGGCCGCCGAAATTGCCGTGCTGAACAGCACAAACAAAAACAGTATTACCGTTCCGTTGCTGGCTGAAGTGAATGCCAGTACAGACAATGTGAGCGCCAGCAACAGGAAGCTGCTTATCAGGAAGCGACGCCGGGAGAGTGACCATGTTAATACAAGGCCAATCAGTGCACCGACGATCAACAAGACGTTAAGAATAAGGCTGGTTGTCAGGGCATCTTCCAGCCCGATAGTTTGCGCAATAGTCGGCAGCCAGGTGTAGATCACAAACCATGGCACAACGAGGCAGATAAAAAAGACACTATTGAATACCGTCCTCCGCCAGTAGCGGGAAGAAAACAGCGCCCCTATATGGCGGGTAGTGACAGTGGCAATTTCATCTCCGGGCAAAACATGCGCACCAAGAAAACGGTGAATCACGGCATGCGCTTCGCTGATCCGCCCCTGACGCATTAGCCAACGGGGCGATTCGGGTGTGCCTATACGCAGCAGGGTAATCAGCAGGGCCGGAAACGCCGCAGAAGCTAATAACCAGCGCCAGGCATCCGGATCGCTGTTGATCCACGCGTGCCCCATGACACTCGCCAGCACATAACCGATTGTCCATACCACGCTGAACGAGCCGAGCAACATTCCGCGATAACGCCGTGGCGAAAACTCCGCCAGCAAAGTATGTCCAACCGCGTAGTCTCCCCCGAGGCCAAACCCAATCAGGATACGCAAAAAGATCAACTGCTCCGCCGTTGTGACAAAAAACTGCAGAAATGAGGCGAAAGTGATCAGAAGAAAACTGAAAGTGAATATTCGCTGGCGTCCCGTATGGTCAGAGATCCACCCCAGGATCAAACTGCCCAAAAACAGGCCGAACAAGGCAGAACTGCCAATTAAACCTTCCTGCACCACAGTAAGGTGCATTTGAGGCTGTAGCTGGATCATCGCGTACCCAATGACCCCCAGCACATATCCGTCGGTAAGATGAGCGCCAAAGGTTAAACCGGCAATGCGCCAGTGAAAACGGGTAAGCGGCAAGTCGTCCATACGAACAGGTGACGCATTCATAGCTTTCCCCCGTAAAATAAAAAAACGGCCCCCTCACGGAGAGAGCCGTAACAACTGTTATTTTTCAATCGGATAAATAGTACCAGCGTTCATAATACCGTTAGGATCAAACTGACGTTTTAATCCTTCCAGCAGCGTCCAGGCCGTCCCGTGTTCCAGCTTACTCCAGTGCACACGGTGTTTACCGATACCGTGGTGGTGCACCATAGATCCACCAAGACGGATGGTCTCTTCGCAGATAATTTTATTCAGAGGGTTATGATATTTATCGATCTCCTCTTCCGGTTTACAACCCACCACGTTGTAGTCATACACAAAGTACATGTTGGTTCCGTTGATGTAGCTGTGTGAAGAGTGGCCGCCCAGCATGGTGATATCATCCGCATGTGGGAACTCTGTACGAATACGGTGGAGAACGTTCTCATAGATCTGGTTAATACAGCTCCAGTCACCAGATACTTCTGTGGTAAAGCCCATGTTATGCGTTTTCAGGATCTGTACGCGTTCAGCGGCGACTTTATCCGGCCCCCAGTTCAGATGGTTGAACCAGTTCTCGATGAGTTTACTGTCCACGCGCTGACATTGCGGATAACGCGCAACAATCTCCGCAATACCGTCTCCGGTCGCGCGCGCAATTCGTGGGTTGCCCTCGGCCATGAAAATCAGCACACATTTTCCCTCCGCGAAGTGAGTGAAGTGCTGTGTACCATCCTCGGCATCATACAGACGTGCAATGGAAGGACGATAACCTTCAACCATCACTTCACGTAAGATTTCAAAGCCGGTTTTCATGTCATCAAGAATGTAGCCATAGAAGAGGTTATTCTCTGGCGTGAATTTGAAAATTTTCACCGTGACTTCAGTGATATAGCAAAGTGCACCTTCGTTGCCGATGATGATATGACGGATATCAGGCCCGGCGGCACGGCGCGGCACATTTTTAATACGGGTGACAGTCCCATCTGCGAGGACAGCCTCCAGCCCCACCACCATATCTTCGATTGCGCCATACAGCGTTGAAAACTGTCCGATACTGCGGGTTGCAACCAGGCCGCCCATCTGTGCCAGCGGTTTCGACTGTGGCGAATGCCCGGTTGTATAGCCTTTCGCACGCAGCGCGTTTTCCAGCACCTCCAGTGGCACACCACATTGCGCCGTTGCCTGCATGTTTTCGATATCAATATTGATAATCTGGTTCATGCCTGAACCATCCAACACCAGTGAATCCCGGACAACAGTTTCAAGCCCGCCTTCAGTGGCAGAGGCGCCTGTACGAGGAACACCATTGATTTTATGCTGGTTCATAAAGGCGAGTATGCGTGATACCTGCTCAGTGGACCCCAGTTTTACCACCGCAGCAGGCAGTGGAAGTGTAAACACGCCATGGATATCAGCATATTTTCTGAAGCGGTCAACACTATTTTTCTTTAGAACATTCTCATCGGTAATAACGCGCTCAGGACCAACAATCTCTTTTATCTGTTCAACAATGCGTTCGCGGGACAATGACATATTTTTTCCTTTCAGATAATTAAGCAATATAAAAAGAAACCACCTTATTACGGGTTATCGAACCAGGTAACCACCATCAACAACCAATAAATGACCATTAACATAATCAGAAGCACGACTTGCCAGGAATATCATGGCTCCCATTAAATCCTGGGTATCCCCCCAACGATTAGCTGGAATATGGTCAAGAACACGTTGGTTCGTTTCCGGATTACTCCGCGTTGCAAGAGTGATATCTGTCGCGTAATAACCAGGTGCAATACCATTAACCTGAATATTGAATTGCCCCAGTTCATCGCAATATGCTTTAGTAAATCCAGCCAGTGCATGCTTTGTTGCGGAGTAGGCCGGAGACCATTGCCCACCCAAATATGAAAACAGTGAACAAATATTAATTATCTTTCCAGTATTCTGCGGAATCATCACTTTTGCAGCCTCATGGCTGAGTTCAAAAGCCGCCGTCAGGTTAACGCTAATCATCGGGTCCCAGTCATCGCGACCAAAATCCAGCACCTTGTTCAGCTTACAAATTCCGGCGTTGTTGACCAGGATATCCACTGTGCCAAAACGCTTACAACAGGCTTCGATTATCTCGCGCGGCACGCCCTGAGCGGTGATATCGGCATACATAAACTCAACCTGAACGCCCTGCTGCTCAATCAGCTCACGGGTTTCGCCATTATCTTTAATGAAGCTGGGAATGAAAATATTCGCCCCGGCTTTTGCCAGCGCCAAAGCAAAAGCCTGCCCAAGACCACTATTGCCCCCAGTGACAATTGCGGTTTTACCCTTCAGAGAGAAGAAATCCATTGAGAATGCATTCAGTGATTCGACTGACATAATGTGCCTCCATGATCCTTTAAGCAAAAAAAAAGAAAGGTAACTTCCCCCGCGAGAGGGAAGTTACCTTTCTCATGTTCTCTGGTAACTGGCCTAATTTTCTATCATAACCACACATTATCGAATGTGATGAAACTCACAGAGTTCTATTTCATATATCGTTAGCGCAGAATATTTAGAAGCGTGATTACTCTCACACTCAATTTTTCTTCC
This sequence is a window from Enterobacter sp. RHBSTW-00994. Protein-coding genes within it:
- a CDS encoding MFS transporter — protein: MNASPVRMDDLPLTRFHWRIAGLTFGAHLTDGYVLGVIGYAMIQLQPQMHLTVVQEGLIGSSALFGLFLGSLILGWISDHTGRQRIFTFSFLLITFASFLQFFVTTAEQLIFLRILIGFGLGGDYAVGHTLLAEFSPRRYRGMLLGSFSVVWTIGYVLASVMGHAWINSDPDAWRWLLASAAFPALLITLLRIGTPESPRWLMRQGRISEAHAVIHRFLGAHVLPGDEIATVTTRHIGALFSSRYWRRTVFNSVFFICLVVPWFVIYTWLPTIAQTIGLEDALTTSLILNVLLIVGALIGLVLTWSLSRRRFLISSFLLLALTLSVLAFTSASNGTVILFLFVLFSTAISAASNLVGILPAESFPTDIRSLGVGFATAMSRLGAAISTALLPIVLVSWGMRAMLLILVAVLLIGFLVSVLWAPETRNLSLVEAADGELKPLEKIDEHSVGV
- a CDS encoding FAD-binding oxidoreductase: MSLSRERIVEQIKEIVGPERVITDENVLKKNSVDRFRKYADIHGVFTLPLPAAVVKLGSTEQVSRILAFMNQHKINGVPRTGASATEGGLETVVRDSLVLDGSGMNQIINIDIENMQATAQCGVPLEVLENALRAKGYTTGHSPQSKPLAQMGGLVATRSIGQFSTLYGAIEDMVVGLEAVLADGTVTRIKNVPRRAAGPDIRHIIIGNEGALCYITEVTVKIFKFTPENNLFYGYILDDMKTGFEILREVMVEGYRPSIARLYDAEDGTQHFTHFAEGKCVLIFMAEGNPRIARATGDGIAEIVARYPQCQRVDSKLIENWFNHLNWGPDKVAAERVQILKTHNMGFTTEVSGDWSCINQIYENVLHRIRTEFPHADDITMLGGHSSHSYINGTNMYFVYDYNVVGCKPEEEIDKYHNPLNKIICEETIRLGGSMVHHHGIGKHRVHWSKLEHGTAWTLLEGLKRQFDPNGIMNAGTIYPIEK
- a CDS encoding SDR family oxidoreductase; its protein translation is MSVESLNAFSMDFFSLKGKTAIVTGGNSGLGQAFALALAKAGANIFIPSFIKDNGETRELIEQQGVQVEFMYADITAQGVPREIIEACCKRFGTVDILVNNAGICKLNKVLDFGRDDWDPMISVNLTAAFELSHEAAKVMIPQNTGKIINICSLFSYLGGQWSPAYSATKHALAGFTKAYCDELGQFNIQVNGIAPGYYATDITLATRSNPETNQRVLDHIPANRWGDTQDLMGAMIFLASRASDYVNGHLLVVDGGYLVR